A genome region from Senegalia massiliensis includes the following:
- a CDS encoding 3-keto-5-aminohexanoate cleavage protein, whose amino-acid sequence MSNQKTIITAAITGAVTRKELNENVPYTPEEIAEDVYKCYKAGAAIAHIHMRNDAGEGTMSADRFEKTVKLIKEKCNIIINLTTSGDLNATDETRQEHLIRLKPEMASFDAGSMNWQHKTVFLNTPEFLEKLGMTMQQNNVKPEIEVFDAGMIYNAQYYVKKGILNSPLHYQFVLGAAGGTTATVENLTYLKSLIPKDSTWSAFGIGKGHLPILLATIAMGGHVRVGLEDNIYYGKNVLATNEDLVCRAARIIKEAGNDVATPDEARKILGLK is encoded by the coding sequence ATGAGTAATCAAAAAACTATTATAACTGCAGCCATAACTGGAGCGGTAACTAGAAAAGAGCTAAATGAAAACGTTCCATATACTCCAGAAGAAATAGCAGAAGATGTTTATAAATGTTATAAAGCTGGAGCTGCTATAGCTCATATTCATATGAGAAATGATGCAGGTGAAGGAACAATGTCTGCAGATAGGTTTGAGAAGACAGTTAAATTAATTAAAGAAAAATGCAACATTATTATTAATTTAACTACCTCAGGAGATTTAAATGCAACTGATGAAACTAGACAAGAACACTTAATAAGGTTGAAACCTGAGATGGCATCTTTTGATGCTGGTTCTATGAATTGGCAACATAAAACTGTATTTTTAAATACTCCAGAGTTCTTAGAAAAGTTAGGAATGACTATGCAACAAAATAATGTTAAACCAGAAATTGAAGTATTTGATGCAGGTATGATTTATAATGCTCAGTATTATGTGAAAAAAGGAATTTTAAATAGTCCTTTACATTATCAATTTGTTTTAGGAGCGGCAGGAGGTACTACTGCAACTGTAGAGAATTTAACATATTTAAAAAGTTTAATACCTAAAGATTCTACATGGTCAGCATTTGGAATTGGAAAAGGTCATTTACCTATACTACTTGCTACAATAGCTATGGGAGGACATGTAAGAGTAGGGTTAGAAGATAATATATATTATGGAAAAAATGTATTAGCTACAAATGAAGATTTAGTTTGTAGAGCTGCTAGAATTATAAAAGAAGCTGGAAATGATGTAGCTACACCAGATGAAGCTAGAAAAATATTGGGTTTAAAGTAG
- a CDS encoding thiolase family protein, whose translation MKEVVIVSAVRTPVGRYGGALSSVDPVELGTLVVKENIERINLDTKLIDEVIFSNLMAYDTNNMARVISLNSNIPIEVPAFSIDRQCGSSIDAIAIAAMKIQLGVAKVIVAGGVESDSRRPYIIRKMEKGFTFPTPEFVKDLMFSPPHIGNPNMGVTAENLAKEYNITRENMDEYSIKSHKKAAIAWDKGYFDEQIIPVKLVDRKGNVNIVKKDEVLRKNINMKDMSKLKPAFIKDGLVTAGNSSPMSDGAGALILMERELAESLGLEILGKYVMSTSVGVDPNIMGIGAAKAINKLVTNNGLNLDEIDLIEMNEAFASQSIACIKDMKLDKEKLNVNGGAIALGHPLAGTGAILATKLLYELKRRNNKKGLISFCCGGGQGVAMVLERI comes from the coding sequence TTGAAAGAAGTAGTTATAGTTTCAGCAGTAAGAACACCAGTAGGTCGTTATGGAGGAGCGTTATCATCTGTAGATCCAGTGGAGTTAGGTACTTTAGTAGTGAAAGAGAATATAGAAAGAATTAATTTAGATACTAAACTAATAGATGAAGTTATATTTAGTAATCTTATGGCCTACGATACAAATAATATGGCTAGGGTTATTTCTTTAAATTCCAATATACCTATTGAAGTTCCTGCATTTTCTATAGATAGACAATGTGGTTCTTCAATTGATGCAATTGCAATTGCAGCTATGAAGATTCAATTAGGAGTGGCTAAAGTTATAGTTGCAGGTGGAGTAGAATCTGACTCAAGGAGACCATATATAATTAGAAAGATGGAAAAAGGATTTACTTTTCCTACGCCTGAGTTTGTTAAAGATTTAATGTTTTCGCCACCTCATATAGGTAATCCAAACATGGGAGTTACAGCTGAGAATTTAGCAAAAGAATACAATATAACAAGAGAGAATATGGATGAGTACTCCATAAAATCACACAAAAAAGCAGCAATTGCTTGGGATAAAGGCTATTTTGATGAACAGATAATACCTGTTAAATTAGTTGATAGAAAAGGGAATGTTAATATTGTTAAAAAAGATGAAGTTTTGAGAAAAAATATTAACATGAAAGATATGTCTAAATTGAAACCTGCATTTATAAAAGATGGTTTAGTTACAGCTGGTAATAGTTCTCCTATGAGTGATGGCGCTGGGGCATTAATACTAATGGAAAGAGAATTAGCTGAGTCATTAGGTTTAGAAATATTAGGAAAATATGTAATGTCTACTAGTGTAGGTGTAGATCCTAATATTATGGGAATTGGTGCTGCAAAAGCTATCAATAAACTAGTAACAAATAATGGATTAAATTTAGATGAAATAGATTTGATAGAAATGAATGAAGCTTTTGCTTCTCAATCTATTGCTTGTATTAAAGATATGAAATTAGACAAAGAAAAATTAAATGTGAATGGTGGTGCCATTGCTTTAGGACATCCTTTAGCAGGGACTGGAGCAATTCTTGCTACAAAATTACTTTATGAACTTAAAAGAAGAAACAATAAGAAAGGTTTAATTTCTTTTTGTTGTGGTGGTGGACAAGGAGTAGCAATGGTACTTGAAAGAATTTAG
- a CDS encoding sigma 54-interacting transcriptional regulator → MENNYDMYKQIIEQLVGVAITDADGRYIFVNKSWEDMIGYKFEYVKGKFVRDIIKDSKADKVLKTGKFIKGHPIVLKNNGNMKAFSQYTPIFKNNKIIAVFIQVIMMGMEEALLFSDQVNKMSSKLKYYKNELRNVRGSKYTIDNIIGKSDKIEEMKRQIYLAARTKSTVLIEGETGTGKELVAHSIHDLSDRSSEDFIKVNCAAIPKELLESEFFGYEEGSFTGAKRGGNIGKFELANKGTLFLDEINLLDMTLQPKLLRALQEKEIERVGGKDSISIDIRVVVAANKSLEKLVKKKLFREDLFYRLNVIKISIPPLRKRLEDIDLIFDDILSNLNFELSMNITKVDPEIYTNLKKYDWPGNVRELQNVIERAMNISYGKELKWEHFEGYFKNKRNFKGKLNTTNMLIQDKNIDEIKNELEKNIIISALNMNHNNKTKTAEFLGVSRTTLYNKIIKFDIK, encoded by the coding sequence GTGGAAAATAATTATGATATGTATAAACAAATAATAGAACAATTAGTAGGAGTAGCTATAACAGATGCTGATGGAAGATACATTTTTGTAAATAAATCTTGGGAAGATATGATAGGGTATAAATTTGAATATGTAAAAGGGAAGTTTGTTAGGGATATAATCAAAGATAGCAAGGCAGACAAAGTGCTAAAAACAGGAAAATTTATAAAAGGACACCCTATTGTTCTTAAAAATAATGGAAATATGAAAGCTTTTAGTCAATATACTCCTATATTTAAAAATAATAAAATAATTGCAGTTTTTATTCAAGTTATTATGATGGGGATGGAAGAAGCTTTATTATTTTCAGATCAAGTTAATAAAATGAGCAGTAAATTAAAATATTATAAAAATGAACTTAGGAATGTTAGAGGTTCTAAATATACCATAGACAATATCATTGGTAAAAGTGATAAAATTGAAGAAATGAAACGACAAATATATTTAGCTGCTAGGACTAAGTCTACTGTTTTAATTGAAGGGGAAACTGGAACAGGAAAAGAGTTAGTAGCGCATTCTATTCATGATTTAAGCGACAGAAGTTCTGAAGATTTTATAAAAGTTAACTGTGCTGCTATTCCTAAAGAACTTTTAGAATCAGAATTTTTTGGGTATGAAGAAGGATCCTTTACTGGAGCAAAAAGAGGTGGTAATATAGGCAAGTTTGAATTAGCAAATAAAGGAACTTTATTCTTAGATGAAATAAATTTACTGGATATGACTTTGCAGCCTAAGTTACTTAGAGCGTTGCAAGAGAAAGAAATAGAAAGAGTTGGTGGAAAAGATAGTATCAGTATAGATATTAGAGTAGTTGTAGCTGCAAATAAATCTTTGGAAAAGTTGGTAAAGAAGAAATTATTTAGAGAAGATTTGTTCTATAGATTAAATGTTATTAAAATTAGCATACCTCCATTAAGAAAAAGATTAGAAGATATTGATTTGATTTTTGATGATATTTTGTCTAATTTAAACTTTGAATTAAGTATGAATATTACAAAGGTAGATCCTGAAATTTATACTAATTTAAAAAAATATGATTGGCCTGGTAATGTAAGAGAATTACAAAATGTAATAGAAAGAGCTATGAATATAAGTTATGGTAAAGAATTAAAATGGGAACATTTTGAAGGTTATTTTAAAAACAAAAGAAATTTTAAAGGAAAATTGAATACAACAAATATGTTAATTCAAGATAAAAATATAGATGAAATTAAAAATGAATTAGAAAAAAATATTATAATAAGTGCTTTGAATATGAATCATAATAACAAAACTAAAACAGCAGAGTTCTTAGGAGTATCAAGAACTACTTTATATAATAAAATTATAAAGTTTGATATAAAATAA
- a CDS encoding PepSY domain-containing protein: MKKRILLSLFLVFILTLTACGDGDLNGDDVDNNDEVSYEDIELTPEDVYDKFMESHSDSKIREISLDKNMTEYQYVVEGYDDENDYEVRINPVSGDIISDDTEIIDLDDEQGEITKDQLSKIESLVKKALDESKEGSRVNEWSLEYDNNILAFDIEVIEDNNEVEYTYDLETENLIEKDN, encoded by the coding sequence ATGAAAAAACGTATATTACTATCTTTATTTTTAGTGTTTATATTGACACTTACAGCATGTGGTGATGGTGATTTAAATGGTGATGATGTAGATAATAATGATGAAGTAAGCTATGAGGATATTGAACTTACTCCAGAGGATGTATATGACAAATTTATGGAATCTCATTCAGATTCAAAAATCAGGGAGATTTCTCTAGATAAAAACATGACAGAATATCAATATGTGGTAGAAGGTTATGATGATGAAAATGATTATGAGGTTAGAATCAATCCTGTAAGTGGAGACATTATAAGTGATGATACAGAAATCATTGATTTAGATGATGAACAGGGAGAAATAACTAAAGATCAATTATCTAAAATAGAATCTTTAGTTAAAAAAGCTTTAGATGAATCAAAAGAAGGTTCAAGAGTTAATGAATGGAGTCTTGAATATGATAATAATATATTAGCTTTTGATATAGAAGTAATTGAGGACAATAATGAAGTTGAATATACTTATGATTTAGAAACTGAAAATTTAATAGAAAAAGATAACTAA